In a single window of the Bactrocera dorsalis isolate Fly_Bdor chromosome 2, ASM2337382v1, whole genome shotgun sequence genome:
- the LOC105229831 gene encoding mucin-19 isoform X1 encodes MSRRQSLDRPGILSPPGPFLTPSPSPSISASPRLQPSPSLSPFQQDVLLVAGNTITSATHDQERKTATPGRRQSLHQFTNGSPNAGTVVFQPSPSQSPAAATSVIGVTAGVGGAAIAANTPAAGNEFNTTLVGSNNIQLNKKGNKRITQQQQQQLLQQQQNQLNQQHHQIFSSAVTPTTCHTASSISNTVAGGYGQSHAAAINTSSSFATANVAGCPKGQAKKAAATVLPTSTSLSQQQQQQFQHYHSSSPLIADSPIPSPSNTITAATIKPSTPQPMQMLQQQFTITGNAPHQTNQPQHTQQVFQIIQGPQGQIVAAPAGQQHTLQQRLIGSNATLQTHVTPTSYSSLSSTTTNTTTKSVKPPQQILPKPQQQPYNDASQQQQQQQQQHKSKLGGGNAATATVHSHTNNMAQMPQISQSPQPQQAQITSGGPGQQQQILLPTGATASLTAQQPLLLNQMPVLVQQNTPQGVQLILRPPTPQLTATPSLVIQNARPQAQLQQQQPQQLLRILGTNGATMQLAAATPTFIVSSQANLIQQTANHIQTIKTNPQNPAITQLTGLHAALSASNQQRSHQPFTTTATINTSHLLGPSVAAQLQNLQLAAAAANGGSITQIQMPNGPSPTTATILSQLPAHFQQSLNNAAAGGSSLINLNQLSGANIQQLAAAAAAAGATFQTPPPPPTSSSANVDMFNAQQNALPSLTHSTSQASQPIRQPTPTLLQSAGITGGTVTINQQQQLSNGQPANSMMNASPANSGATNTSLQAQQQQSSAPQTEPKKKAKPRKKKQTAASAAAAAAVQSPAVTTTAPSPTLQVKNVPNTTPSSTANLITNKFSTPVSMSYSTGVMPQLQFSQTSPQNVKLTFTNSNSNTGPSQTNQPPQQQQEQARPKLDLGNVMKLCGIMEDDDDDEDYMDTMSTHGDRATTPASNATQPPQTPTHATSTSTTQAPAPPNANDIMISIPSQNGTDSLPFTVTIPASAALGGATASSNAGHDTTEPHNIFIKIDQNDTASTPYTISIPRLPTAEEIQQQAQQHLAQQAAAAAAAAAAQQQQQHSNNKIGAATMNFTMSSASNLPQLQAMQPTQAQPQPLFNITAGGASLQLPTSISNPTVATTTSATTTTTTTTATVKPRRKPAVRRNGKKQDNSNVVTNASTVTPSTAAAASITTTTTTTNSVSVMPSLTTAITPAMSSSTGAQVQQQQQQQQQGISTTLSHPASTVTTTTPTTASTLAATVAGAPQVPSQIGNIQISQVDTTKMLPNHNSGCGAVENKIQIMPILDSATGAGGGLHIKATTLAPSSQYQTQHNQQHQQQQLQQQHHQQPQNIIFQPPNSQANVQTHDSPAATIKLTADGRHVQLVAIPQTSGSTATAAASSNQTPTVQQQPTNSMASSSGSANNSIMSTPGLTSATILPPQLTGMPSNVSISVGSPATAAALMPQLTGNLTLTVSEQGERLILRHNASQPQDQQSQLLLQALLKGALPNVTIINEPTKLDNSNNSGSNNNIGATNSTQNNRVGLSATTPQLLPPSSLNSTMHHQHAKTLISTNTGAISKLTIPAQVATAVGAKTPTIQLQFNAGPTSLTSSGATANGTTGPTLQLPQQSPQLQMQQQQQQQQQKTFQQTQQQPNMLNPARTPDMAQLIQQQQPHQQQQPMLPQPPSNALLGAASLAAQSQQRYVSLPKINAATQQIFSLNSETNQITPISPTQTAASIGPTERLLIAPAGINAQQLAQCLQLGQIHFNDVNPLPPSTQPQPTLLGMNTTLSANQQAVQQQQQRLQPPQQQIVHPQPIQPLSNVASGVNTNNSTASTNTVTKQIANVAPIIDQSKAKLEPPRNAASTGAVAKKKPVRKPKATTTAADVASGTAGIKNASVVKPMPKLDPLSQKPNNNPVQIVQPNVASGKQVGATAASNNMTTTTGTNSIQPFQTQQQTTKLVGVTAPMQQLVTSGTAAQQQQQQQLQPSSTASMLLQSPSMRSFVSSANIVGCSTTPTNSSNNSLVSTAITSSNGMTLTSSSTVVAPSFSINTEPPSLSALNSSNNTNVLQQQTQMQVQQQQPTQVQLPQQSPQQPQHTVSRVQTIQLTAQQQQMFKQVQMQIQFLTIKLQHKSLLTSLPLPSDFDPAAIAAYTKPMSDAEINVALQRLYTEQQRILAAGKEMPTPEAYLQMPPIGTGSGITLMTQPPQMQQQQQQQVGVGKSNTSVIPANVVQPNNHSSTMTVTATSMSGAASGQQAQTQAGVTHRIHIYPMQHHQTVQQNKQNQQQQQSKLQSSTVSRGKDNNNSNGKGKNITPTQQQATQNSNSNNISTLMPLSQPKQQPMLVPTSKAPALVFQPQQQQQQQQFMLQKPVLVTSSSASSSAMMNGPPPLVFSSPLIAASAAATATSAANASTATHFATGANGFIQQQQQHVLQQQLHALSQAPTSNLSTLAPSMAPISATTTALTSASHTSTMMTSAAATTTSASHTNNVTCVTTIANATSTTTAAPAHTTTITTTAATGTSIMTTASTTTIDAQANMQLQQSTNSSYALTATTNAPATAMPAPMLGAHLFRREESLSPQPKLARLSLFLRQLELDQQAALNPDYVNPFQNKEEAVKRLIRYHCLYESVEDLPYEDEERFEQTALQYQEKYHKISNKYQKIIIQESTLEHRTSETCQIQQLMIDDLRAEMEHLRNAEREQALYEQQQQQKEINEPKCESLIATTTQELKHEMKAVKDEPEMEGDKADYNSLGAEQKSFEIKTEPNDIGNNKANATGREVAMGGATAETTTAPTIVDKFDLLKHSTSHNTTPNNAANKQQRVLQTEQQQHQQQSDEKHQYDLLPKKEEKRNWHNAGSGEGGSYANNSHFDSFDSEAAKDKLGASNFYANCNKQLNGTIKREIVPSSVACGYVKKEFENFDIESEITPSFIMKKVEHKEVVAAPAPTAANNAKTQNKHGREKNERSNAHEQQQQQKSIASAPSNNSFAAQYLQHNTKQQQLQQQQQLKQQQTQQQQQQQQQDDGWLCLQKELSLITAQNKMMMQLQDQQQMTLQQQQQHSTLNNGQTGQLIDLFPNGCINKNNQLSPSSSDSSQHQLQQQQQQQQNCDQQGVQPASDEPLQNHHQNQGQQQQQQEQQNAHNHMQSSLNEFFDSGDDMADVHKSVETRLEAMFGESPVHLSKNDGSDPHDIEAGLEDIFGDGKSNDDNVDNKSKQQQQQQQQRLWDTELSAANSFMRVTNTQENVLFESEQQQMHLNQQHMQQSMQLNITGNTTRWMQNIDGAFGDFIDNASADCEISRKRRWNAELMAVDADDTLDGAKKICPMSASSSSSGSPISAQQHQSRQHHDSIMEADLLSLHDGIRVEPAAAQMLQMSTQQQGVFCQTQHQAFSNLLDGVGGHHQQHFNNAQQQHSMQQQQSHHPLHSHLQAHMHNNHIGGGDFDDDISRHVQNAIDSILNLQNSESADSLNFSLDHSMGSLLGDSILDDRQQQQASVNCQDGVKRRHHLVDELGDCLISGGGSGPAAGDNASNILLDSSQHHHVQQQQLALLNHNHMQGLQQNNHQHHQQQQQQQQHQPPQQHHHQQQETSQQALLANDFSCVAAGLVDEAVKSIMTS; translated from the exons GAATATTGTCTCCTCCGGGTCCGTTTTTAACGCCCAGTCCTTCGCCATCAATATCTGCTAGTCCACGCTTGCAACCGTCACCCTCATTGTCGCCATTTCAGCAGGATGTGCTACTCGTAGCTGGAAATACAATAACAAGCGCCACACACGATCAG GAAAGAAAAACTGCCACACCGGGACGCAGACAATCGTTGCATCAATTCACTAATGGAAGTCCGAACGCCGGTACCGTTGTATTTCAGCCAAGTCCATCGCAGTCACCAGCGGCAGCGACCAGTGTTATCGGTGTGACAGCCGGTGTGGGTGGTGCAGCGATAGCGGCAAACACACCTGCAGCCGGTAATGAATTCAACACAACCCTTGTTGGATCCAAtaatatacaattaaataaG AAGGGCAATAAGCGCATTActcagcaacagcagcagcagctgctgcagcagcaacaaaatcaACTTAATCAACAGCATCACCAAATATTCAGCAGTGCTGTTACACCAACAACTTGCCACACTGCGTCTTCGATCTCGAATACTGTAGCCGGCGGCTATGGGCAATCACATGCAGCAGCGATCAACACGTCGAGTTCGTTTGCGACAGCAAATGTGGCTGGTTGCCCAAAAGGTCAAGCGAAAAAAGCTGCCGCCACAGTACTACCAACGTCGACGTCGTTaagtcaacagcaacaacaacagttccAACACTATCACAGCAGTAGTCCGCTGATAGCTGACAGTCCAATACCGAGTCCTAGCAATACAATTACCGCCGCCACAATCAAACCGTCAACACCACAACCAATgcaaatgttgcaacaacaattcaCTATAACCGGCAATGCGCCACATCAAACCAATCAGCCACAGCATACGCAACAGGTCTTTCAAATAATCCAAGGGCCACAGGGCCAAATTGTTGCGGCGCCGGCTGGACAACAGCATACGCTGCAGCAACGACTGATAGGCAGCAATGCAACATTGCAAACACATGTGACGCCGACGTCGTACAGCAGCCTTAGCAGTACAACAacgaatacaacaacaaagtccgTCAAACCGCCGCAGCAAATACTGCCGAAGCCACAGCAACAGCCGTACAACGATGCCagtcaacagcagcagcagcaacaacaacaacataaatctAAACTGGGTGGTGGCAATGCAGCGACCGCCACCGTACACAGTCACACAAATAATATGGCACAAATGCCACAGATCTCGCAATCACCACAGCCGCAACAGGCGCAGATCACCTCAGGCGGTCCcgggcagcagcaacaaatccTGCTACCAACAGGCGCCACAGCCAGCCTAACGGCGCAACAGCCGTTGTTGCTCAATCAAATGCCGGTGTTGGTGCAGCAAAATACGCCGCAGGGTGTACAACTAATACTGCGACCACCCACGCCACAGTTGACAGCCACACCCTCACTGGTGATACAGAATGCGCGACCGCAGGCGCagctccaacaacaacagccgcaaCAGCTGCTGCGTATATTAGGTACAAACGGTGCGACCATGCAACTGGCCGCTGCCACTCCCACCTTCATCGTGTCCTCCCAGGCGAACCTCATACAACAGACTGCAAATCATATACAAACGATCAAAACTAATCCTCAAAATCCGGCCATAACGCAGCTGACCGGCTTACATGCAGCCCTCTCGGCGTCAAATCAGCAACGATCTCATCAGCCGTTCACCACAACGGCCACAATAAACACCAGTCATCTGTTGGGGCCCAGCGTGGCGGCACAACTACAAAATCTGCAATTAGCAGCCGCAGCGGCGAACGGTGGCAGCATTACGCAAATTCAAATGCCTAACGGTCCttcaccaacaacagcaacaatacttTCCCAATTGCCAGCGCATTTTCAACAGAGCCTAAACAATGCTGCAGCCGGTGGCAGTTCGCTTATCAATTTGAATCAGTTAAGTGGTGCTAACATACAGCAattggcggcggcggcggcagcggcgGGTGCGACCTTCCAAACGCCACCACCGCCGCCAACTTCTTCCAGCGCTAACGTTGATATGTTCAATGCTCAGCAAAATGCGCTACCAAGTTTGACGCACAGCACATCACAGGCGTCACAGCCAATACGTCAGCCAACACCCACATTGCTGCAGAGCGCCGGCATCACTGGTGGCACAGTCACAAtaaatcaacaacagcaactatcAAATGGACAACCGGCAAATTCGATGATGAACGCTAGCCCAGCAAACAGTGGCGCAACGAATACTTCATTgcaagcacaacaacagcagtcgTCGGCGCCGCAGACTGAACCAAAAAAGAAGGCAAAGCCTCGTAAAAAGAAACAAACCGCCGCAAGCGCAGCAGCAGCGGCTGCAGTACAATCGCCAGCGGTAACAACAACTGCGCCCTCGCCCACCTTGCAAGTAAAAAATGTTCCAAATACAACACCCTCATCGACAGCCAATTTGATCACGAACAAATTCAGCACGCCTGTCAGCATGAGTTACAGCACAGGCGTTATGCCGCAGCTGCAATTCTCACAAACGTCGCCGCAAAATGTGAAACTGACCTTCACCAATAGCAATAGCAACACTGGACCAAGTCAAACTAACCAGCCgccgcaacaacagcaagagcAAGCGCGACCAAAACTCGATCTCGGTAATGTAATGAAACTGTGCGGCATCATGGAGGATGATGACGACGATGAAGATTATATGGACACAATGTCTACACACGGTGATAGAGCTACCACCCCCGCGTCTAACGCAACGCAGCCTCCACAAACACCCACACATGCAACGTCGACATCCACGACTCAAGCGCCAGCACCACCGAACGCCAACGACATAATGATCTCGATACCCAGTCAAAATGGCACCGACTCCTTACCTTTTACCGTGACAATACCTGCCTCAGCCGCGCTAGGAGGTGCAACAGCATCCAGCAATGCTGGTCATGACACGACCGAACCGCACAATATCTTTATTAAAATCGATCAAAATGACACGGCCTCAACGCCATACACAATCTCGATACCACGACTGCCGACTGCGGAGGAAATTCAGCAGCAAGCGCAACAGCATTTGGCACagcaagcagcagcagcagctgcggCGGCCGCagcccaacaacaacagcaacactccAACAATAAAATCGGTGCAGCGACAATGAATTTCACCATGTCGTCTGCCAGCAATCTGCCACAGTTGCAGGCAATGCAGCCGACGCAAGCGCAGCCACAACCGCTCTTCAACATAACAGCTGGCGGCGCCTCACTTCAACTGCCGACGTCTATCAGCAACCCCACAGTAGCAACCACGACATCCGCAAccaccactacaacaacaacaactgcaacggTGAAACCACGACGCAAGCCCGCTGTGCGACGCAATGGTAAAAAGCAAGACAATAGCAATGTCGTCACCAATGCGTCAACTGTAACACCAAGCACTGCAGCGGCCGCatctattacaacaacaactaccacaACTAATAGTGTTTCGGTGATGCCCTCATTGACAACCGCCATAACACCAGCGATGTCGTCATCCACAGGTGCTCAAGttcagcaacagcagcagcaacaacagcagggCATTTCAACTACATTATCCCACCCAGCGTCGACggtgacaacaacaacgccaacaacagcGTCAACATTGGCCGCAACGGTTGCGGGTGCGCCGCAAGTTCCTAGCCAAATTGGCAATATACAAATCTCGCAGGTGGACACAACGAAAATGCTACCAAATCACAATAGCGGCTGTGGTGCTGtggaaaacaaaatacaaattatgcCAATATTGGATAGCGCAACTGGCGCAGGAGGAG GACTCCACATTAAGGCGACAACACTAGCGCCCTCTTCGCAATATCAAACGCAGCACAATCAACAgcaccagcagcaacaactacaacaacaacatcatcaacaaccacaaaatattatatttcaaccACCAAACTCTCAGGCAAATGTACAAACACACGACTCACCTGCCGCCACTATCAAACTAACCGCAGATGGCAGGCACGTACAACTAGTGGCCATACCACAAACATCAGGGTCCACCGCAACAGCGGCGGCTTCATCTAATCAAACACCGACAGTACAACAACAGCCCACCAATTCAATGGCTTCGAGCAGCGGAAGTGCCAATAATAGCATAATGTCGACACCTGGACTTACCAGTGCCACCATACTGCCGCCACAGCTCACCGGCATGCCCAGCAATGTGTCGATATCGGTCGGCTCGCCCGCTACAGCAGCGGCGCTCATGCCACAATTAACCGGCAATCTTACATTGACAGTATCCGAACAAGGCGAACGCCTAATACTGCGACACAATGCCAGCCAGCCGCAAGATCAACAATCGCAGCTTTTGCTGCAGGCTCTACTCAAAGGTGCTCTGCCAAATGTGACAATAATCAATGAGCCAACAAAATTGGACAATAGTAACAacagtggcagcaacaacaatattggTGCAACTAACAGTACGCAGAACAATCGTGTTGGACTGAGTGCAACAACACCACAACTACTGCCGCCAAGTTCTTTGAATAGCACAATGCACCATCAACATGCTAAAACTTTGATTTCCACCAATACGGGTGCCATAAGTAAGCTGACGATACCCGCACAAGTCGCAACAGCTGTGGGAGCAAAAACACCAACAATACAATTACAATTCAATGCTGGGCCAACGTCACTAACGAGTAGTGGCGCCACCGCGAATGGAACGACAGGACCAACGCTTCAATTACCGCAGCAGTCACCACAACTGCAgatgcaacagcagcagcaacaacaacagcagaaaaCGTTTCAGcagacacaacaacaaccaaatatGTTGAACCCCGCGAGAACACCGGATATGGCGCAGCtaatacaacagcaacaaccacatcagcagcaacagccAATGCTGCCACAGCCGCCGAGCAATGCGTTACTAGGTGCCGCATCTTTGGCGGCACAAAGCCAACAACGCTATGTGTCATTGCCGAAAATTAACGCCGCGACGCAACAAATATTCTCCTTAAACAGCGAAACAAATCAGATCACGCCTATTAGTCCGACGCAAACCGCTGCCTCGATCGGTCCCACCGAACGCCTACTGATCGCGCCAGCCGGCATTAATGCTCAGCAATTGGCGCAGTGTCTGCAGTTGGGCCAGATTCACTTTAACGATGTAAATCCACTGCCGCCGAGCACACAGCCGCAGCCGACATTGTTGGGCATGAACACGACGTTAAGCGCTAATCAGCaagcagtgcaacaacaacagcaacgtttGCAGCCACCACAGCAACAAATAGTGCATCCGCAACCCATCCAGCCATTGAGCAATGTAGCCAGCGGCGTGAACACGAACAACTCCACGGCGTCCACAAACACCGTTACCAAGCAGATAGCCAATGTGGCGCCTATCATCGATCAGAGTAAGGCTAAATTGGAACCGCCAAGAAATGCAGCTTCAACAGGCGCAGTTGCAAAGAAGAAGCCCGTGCGTAAACCGAAAGCAACGACGACAGCTGCTGACGTCGCCAGCGGTACAGCGGGCATCAAAAACGCAAGCGTTGTTAAGCCGATGCCAAAGTTAGATCCACTTTCACAAAAGCCAAACAATAATCCAGTGCAAATTGTGCAACCGAATGTTGCCAGCGGTAAACAGGTCGGCGCAACGGCTGCGTCCAAcaatatgacaacaacaacaggcacCAATAGTATACAGCCGTTTcaaacgcaacaacaaacaacaaagttGGTCGGAGTAACTGCGCCCATGCAACAACTGGTCACTTCGGGCACAGCtgcacagcaacagcagcaacaacaacttcaacCCTCAAGCACCGCTTCAATGCTGTTGCAGTCGCCCAGCATGCGTAGCTTCGTCAGTAGCGCCAATATTGTTGGTTGTTCGACCACACcaacaaacagcagcaacaacagccttGTTAGCACTGCCATCACCAGCAGTAACGGTATGACACTGACATCTTCGTCAACTGTTGTGGCGCCAAGTTTCAGTATTAATACCGAGCCACCATCGCTCTCGGCACTCAATTCGTCCAACAACACGAatgtgttgcaacaacaaacacaaatgcaagtgcaacaacaacagccaacaCAAGTGCAACTGCCACAGCAATCGCCGCAACAACCCCAACATACGGTCTCACGTGTGCAAACTATTCAATTgaccgcacaacaacaacaaatgttcaaacaagtgcaaatgcaaatacaattCCTCACCATTAAGCTGCAACACAAGTCGCTGTTAACCTCACTGCCTCTACCGTCAGACTTTGACCCCGCCGCTATTGCTGCATACACCAAACCGATGAGCGACGCCGAAATAAATGTGGCGCTGCAACGGCTATACACCGAGCAGCAACGCATACTGGCAGCCGGCAAGGAGATGCCCACGCCGGAAGCATACCTGCAGATGCCACCCATCGGCACTGGCTCTGGCATAACGTTGATGACGCAACCGccgcaaatgcaacaacaacagcagcaacaggtTGGCGTAGGCAAGTCGAATACTTCGGTCATACCGGCAAATGTGGTGCAGCCCAACAATCACTCGTCCACCATGACTGTAACGGCGACGTCGATGAGCGGTGCCGCATCTGGTCAGCAGGCGCAAACGCAAGCTGGTGTCACACATCGTATTCATATCTACCCGATGCAGCATCATCAAACTGTGCAACAGAACaagcaaaatcaacaacaacaacagtcgaAATTGCAATCCTCAACGGTTTCGCGTGGCAaagacaataacaatagcaacggTAAAGGCAAAAATATCACGCCCACTCAGCAGCAGGCAACGCAAAATTCCAATAGCAACAATATTAGCACACTCATGCCGCTAAGCCAACCGAAGCAGCAGCCAATGCTCGTGCCAACCTCCAAAGCGCCAGCATTAGTCTTTCAAcctcagcagcagcagcagcaacagcaattcATGCTACAAAAGCCAGTATTAGTAACGAGCAGCAGCGCCAGCAGCTCAGCAATGATGAACGGTCCACCGCCACTAGTGTTCTCTAGTCCATTAATCGCTGCCTCAGCGGCGGCAACAGCAACCAGTGCGGCCAATGCATCCACAGCCACGCATTTTGCAACAGGCGCAAACGGtttcatacaacaacaacaacagcatgtgTTACAACAGCAGCTACACGCGTTATCACAGGCACCCACCAGCAACTTGTCAACGCTAGCGCCTAGCATGGCACCCataagcgcaacaacaacagcacttaCCAGCGCCAGCCACACAAGCACAATGATGACATccgcagcggcaacaacaacatctgccTCGCATACGAACAATGTCACATGCGTGACAACAATTGCTAATGCaacgtcaacaacaacagcagcgccaGCGCACACcaccacaataacaacaaccgcGGCGACGGGAACGTCAATTATGACAACCgcaagtacaacaacaatagatgCTCAGGCAAATATGCAACTACAGCAGAGCACGAACAGCTCTTACGCGCTCACCGCCACCACCAATGCGCCCGCAACCGCCATGCCCGCCCCCATGCTGGGCGCTCACCTGTTCAGACGCGAGGAGAGTTTATCGCCGCAGCCGAAACTTGCACGCCTTTCTTT GTTTCTGCGTCAATTGGAGTTGGATCAGCAGGCCGCCTTAAATCCCGACTATGTCAATCCGTTTCAGAACAAAGAAGAGGCTGTCAAACGGCTTATAag ATATCACTGCTTGTATGAAAGTGTCGAGGACTTACCCTATGAAGATGAGGAGCGTTTCGAACAGACAGCGTTGCAGTATCAAGAGAAATAccacaaaatttcaaacaaatatcaaaagatTATAATACAAGAATCAACG CTGGAGCATCGCACATCTGAGACCTGTCAAATTCAACAGCTGATGATTGATGACTTGAGGGCTGAAATGGAGCACTTACGAAACGCTGAACGCGAACAGGCCCTCTAcgaacaacagcagcaacaaaaagaaattaatgaaccCAAGTGTGAATCCCTGATAGCCACAACAACACAGGAGCTAAAACATGAAATGAAAGCTGTAAAAGACGAGCCGGAAATGGAGGGCGATAAGGCAGACTATAACAGCCTTGGCGCTGAACAAAAATCGTTTGAAATAAAAACCGAACCTAACGACATtggcaacaacaaagcgaaCGCAACAGGTAGGGAGGTCGCAATGGGGGGAGCGAcagcagaaacaacaacagcgccaacAATTGTGGACAAATTTGATTTGCTGAAGCATAGTACGAGCCATAACACTACGCCAAATAATGCAGCCAACAAACAGCAGCGTGTGCTGCAGaccgaacaacaacaacaccaacagcagtCGGATGAGAAGCACCAGTATGACTTGCTACCGAAGAAAGAGGAGAAGCGCAACTGGCACAATGCGGGCAGCGGTGAAGGTGGGTCCTACGCGAACAATTCGCATTTCGATTCATTCGACTCAGAGGCAGCTAAAGACAAATTAGGCGCGTCCAATTTCTATGCAAACTGTAACAAACAGCTGAACGGGACAATCAAACGTGAAATCGTGCCCTCGTCGGTTGCTTGTGGTTATGTCAAGAAGGAGTTTGAGAATTTTGATATAGAATCGGAAATAACACCGAGTTTCATTATGAAGAAGGTCGAGCATAAAGAAGTGGTGGCAGCGCCGGCCCCAACGGCAGCAAACAACGCCAAAACTCAAAACAAGCACGGCCGTGAGAAGAATGAGCGCAGCAATGCGCatgagcagcaacaacaacaaaagtcaatCGCTAGCGCGCCGAGCAATAACAGCTTTGCTGCACAATACTTGCAGCACAacacaaagcaacaacagctgcaacagcaacagcagttaaaacagcaacaaacacagcagcagcagcagcaacaacaacaggatgACGGTTGGCTTTGCTTGCAGAAAGAGTTGAGTCTTATCACCGCCCAAAATAAAATGATGATGCAGCTGCAAGATCAACAACAAATGactttgcaacaacaacagcaacactctACACTTAACAACGGCCAAACTGGACAGCTAATAGATCTCTTCCCCAATGGCTGcatcaacaaaaacaatcagTTGAGCCCCAGCAGTAGCGACTCTAGCCAACaccagctgcaacaacaacaacagcagcagcagaacTGTGATCAGCAAGGGGTGCAGCCCGCAAGCGACGAGCCACTGCAGAATCATCACCAAAACCAAggccaacagcaacagcagcaagaacaacaaaatgcgCACAATCACATGCAATCGTCACTGAACGAGTTCTTCGACTCCGGCGATGACATGGCCGATGTGCATAAGTCTGTGGAGACCCGACTGGAGGCGATGTTCGGTGAGTCACCAGTGCATTTGAGCAAAAACGATGGCAGCGACCCGCATGACATTGAGGCTGGACTCGAGGATATTTTCGGCGATGGCAAATCTAACGATGACAATGTTGACAACAAATcgaagcaacagcaacaacaacagcagcaacgttTGTGGGACACCGAGCTAAGTGCGGCGAACAGTTTTATGCGCGTCACAAACACGCAGGAGAATGTGCTCTTCGAAAGTGAGCAACAACAGATGCATCTAAATCAGCAGCACATGCAACAGAGCATGCAGTTGAACATTACCGGCAACACAACGCGTTGGATGCAAAACATCGACGGAGCCTTCGGTGATTTCATAGACAATGCCAGCGCGGACTGCGAGATTTCGCGCAAAAGACGTTGGAATGCCGAATTGATGGCGGTCGACGCGGACGACACGCTCgatggtgcgaagaaaatctgTCCCATGTCCGCATCGTCAAGCTCATCGGGCTCACCGATATCCGCGCAGCAACATCAATCGCGCCAGCATCACGACAGTATTATGGAGGCCGATCTGTTGTCACTGCACGACGGCATACGCGTAGAACCAGCCGCCGCGCAGATGCTGCAGATGTCCACGCAACAACAGGGCGTCTTCTGTCAAACGCAGCATCAAGCATTCAGCAACCTGTTGGACGGTGTCGGCGGCCATCATCAACAGCATTTTAACAACGCGCAACAACAGCacagcatgcaacaacaacaatcgcacCATCCACTGCACTCCCACCTGCAGGCGCATATGCACAACAATCACATTGGTGGCGGCGACTTCGATGACGACATCAG